One segment of Desulfovibrio sp. JC010 DNA contains the following:
- a CDS encoding radical SAM protein, with protein MTTSSSHPCFGPSARASVARVHLPVAPRTFCRTNFAPMTKQPAAIMPEDALNMLDELIESGKKIKVVGITGPGDPLANFEATYKTLKLVRDKYPRMSLCLTTLGINGEKYAEKLAELNISHITVLVDAADSATAEKIYAWIRPSTKNVPLPEACKLLMKEQAAAIRAFKEAGLTVKVNTTIYNENIDQIEHIAIAAKTLDADIMGLIPFIPSTESEDNEFSAVSDEQIAEARKLAAKHIALMEPWPRCGASIELEKPKSSTMPSPSKSRPNVAVASSSGMDIDMHLGHAHKLMIFGPRADGLACLLETRETPEPGGGESRWEKLAELLDDCFVLLCASAGKNPRKVLSANGIRIILTDENVEGTVDVLYGGGKKGKCKK; from the coding sequence ATGACTACCTCATCCTCACACCCCTGTTTCGGACCTTCCGCCCGCGCTTCCGTAGCCCGTGTTCACCTTCCGGTTGCTCCCAGAACTTTTTGCAGAACCAATTTTGCGCCCATGACTAAACAGCCTGCGGCAATTATGCCCGAAGATGCGCTGAATATGCTTGATGAGCTGATCGAATCCGGCAAAAAAATCAAAGTTGTGGGCATCACCGGTCCCGGCGATCCGCTGGCTAATTTCGAAGCCACTTACAAGACCCTGAAACTGGTCCGCGACAAGTACCCGCGCATGTCCCTCTGCCTGACTACTCTGGGTATAAACGGCGAAAAGTACGCTGAAAAACTGGCAGAACTTAATATTTCCCACATCACTGTTCTGGTGGACGCGGCGGATTCAGCTACCGCCGAAAAAATCTATGCATGGATTCGCCCGTCAACCAAGAATGTCCCCCTGCCCGAAGCCTGCAAGCTGCTCATGAAAGAACAGGCCGCAGCTATCAGGGCATTCAAGGAAGCAGGACTGACCGTGAAGGTCAACACAACAATTTACAACGAAAACATAGACCAGATTGAACACATTGCCATTGCAGCAAAAACACTGGACGCGGATATCATGGGCCTGATTCCTTTCATCCCGTCCACTGAATCCGAAGATAACGAATTTTCCGCAGTGAGTGACGAGCAGATTGCAGAAGCCCGTAAACTCGCCGCAAAACATATTGCACTGATGGAGCCGTGGCCCAGATGTGGAGCATCCATTGAACTGGAAAAACCGAAATCAAGTACCATGCCCAGCCCTAGCAAAAGCCGCCCCAATGTAGCGGTGGCAAGTTCCAGCGGTATGGATATCGATATGCATCTGGGTCACGCCCATAAACTCATGATTTTCGGCCCCCGTGCAGACGGTCTGGCCTGCCTGCTTGAAACAAGAGAGACCCCGGAACCGGGCGGCGGGGAATCCCGCTGGGAAAAGCTGGCTGAACTGCTGGATGACTGCTTCGTGCTGCTCTGCGCCTCGGCTGGCAAGAATCCCAGAAAAGTACTTTCCGCCAACGGCATCAGGATAATCCTGACTGATGAAAACGTAGAAGGCACTGTCGACGTCCTCTACGGCGGCGGCAAAAAAGGCAAGTGCAAGAAGTAA